In Tachysurus fulvidraco isolate hzauxx_2018 chromosome 25, HZAU_PFXX_2.0, whole genome shotgun sequence, the following proteins share a genomic window:
- the nktr gene encoding NK-tumor recognition protein isoform X3 → MSAKSKRSKRRRKEVGGKERRREKSVCQRSHPERDMVEEDDGPKEHNVKREKPMVRPEEIPPVPENRFLLRRDMPAQEESTNVIVQDTANVPNDTKPAVTKSGRKLKGRGTMRYHTPTRSISRSESEEERGSSETPPHWKEEMQRTKTYQPSSVQKWSKGERWDDRSGTPWSRSRSQEYSSDQDSDNSSQHHHYRKEKKKDKRKKKAKKRKHSKKHKKNKFREGSPSERERSVSSGRRSKVSNYAPRRSYSRSLSPSTSRHSRRSYRSRSNRRKSVSPSFRGSRSYSRSRDKSYSRSRSRTGSRSKSNSSRSCSRSGSQSGRSITRSRSDSRSRSRYRTRSRSRSRYRSQSPYYRKRNISKLPDGSSQKVKNPVPTPTHTVEPKATPSASAESVPVLPLSDSPPPSRWKPGQKPWKPSYVRIQEIKAKKDLPSQALMSQTPGLPLEKLSNVQSQIKKSTSNKGLSSSSHYSGKTKQPESLLRKGSSRSRSSSRSRSRSHSSYQSMSPGQYSRSSSSSSFSRSDSYYSPRRTSSEKREKRHSSHRRDSKRMKNVIYCPVKEDSSPSHSDGTDSTHGPIQRHSISEAPEDALDPLPDSHIKSEKKLKSSKASVLAATNSKSGSGWESDNGHLSKLASGDESKPPQISVKEERGLSEKKKMKIWAHCWDSESESEMAEANHGDGENKPASEKEEGEASSESEAVEPPGFANKPDQLSKVSEGFKNSEEPSNDYSKTEKHKSKKAKRKHKHKRRNSDRSGSQRVKTKTKRSKKKRQKPKETFHWQPPLEFGEEGEEDDSLPQAKNIEPANSEGLPELVKRTQLKSQHVSKDYSKLSKESCSTAEISKSGVESSNLTRRQQLKLHTDAAKSPAQSKRPQIASSQSNVNAAHGQDETKDQDDMEICTPEHKADADTGPPELFAIDLPNINDTVKNGTQLLLPQTDQKKSGSNPILTPPNQAGEHTPGSVGLLVDPKWKPLKGMNLVPAVSAAPLDMRMNRPQEQGEGKAQGLKIEIKSKNRVRPGSLFDEVRKTARLNQRPRNQDSSSEDGSTATTGEQAGSQKHSRSKSRSVSSSRPRRRDRSRSYTQSRSRSRSSSYSSRSYSRSKSRRGYSREHSRSRSSSYQSYRSHTYSRSRSRSRSRGRCRSRSYTYDSYSSRSRSRSRYRRSESSDRRSRSYRSYSRSSSRHGSHSSRYS, encoded by the exons ATGTCCGCCAAGAGCAAGCGTTCAAAGAGGAGAAGGAAGGAAGTCGGGGGGAAAGAGAGGCGGCGCGAGAAATCGGTTTGTCAAAGGAG CCATCCTGAGCGAGACATGGTAGAGGAAGACGATGGACCGAAAGAACATAATGTAAAGAGGGAGAAGCCTATGGTGCGCccagaggagatccctcctgtgCCAGAGAACCGCTTCCTGCTCCGGAGAGACATGCCAGCACAGGAAGAGTCCACAAATGT CATCGTCCAAGACACAGCGAACGTGCCAAATGACACCAAGCCAGCTGTCACTAAATCTGGGCGGAAACTCAAAGGCCGTGGCACAATG AGATACCATACTCCTACTCGGTCGATATCTCGGTCTGAATCTGAGGAGGAAAGAGGGAGCAGTGAGACTCCTCCACACTGGAAAGAGGAGATGCAGAGAACAAAGACTTACCAGCCTTCCAGTGTACAGAAATGGAGCAAAGGAGAAAG ATGGGATGACAGAAGTGGCACCCCCTGGTCAAGGTCAAGGTCCCAAGAATACTCATCAGACCAGGACTCGGATAACTCTAGTCAGCATCACCAttacaggaaagaaaagaaaaaagacaaacgaaagaagaaagcaaagaaacGGAAACATTCAAAGAAgcataagaaaaacaaattcaGAGAGGGCTCCCCTTCAGAGCGAGAGAGGTCTGTGTCATCAGGCAGAAGGTCGAAAGTCTCCAACTATGCACCGAGGAGATCTTATTCACGCTCTCTGTCCCCTTCTACGTCACGCCACTCTCGCAGGTCTTATAGATCAAGGTCAAACAGACGAAAATCCGTGTCCCCCTCGTTCAGAGGGTCCAGATCTTACTCTAGGTCAAGAGACAAGTCCTATTCCAGAAGTCGCTCTAGAACAGGGAGTAGGTCTAAATCTAATTCTAGTAGGTCCTGCTCAAGGTCAGGAAGTCAGTCAGGACGGTCTATTACGCGATCTAGGTCTGATTCTCGCTCCAGATCTAGATACAGGACAAGATCCAGATCTAGGTCCAGGTACAGGTCACAGTCCCCATATTACAGAAAACGGAATATATCAAAGCTTCCTGATGGCAGTTCACAGAAGGTTAAGAATCCTGTACCCACCCCTACGCACACCGTGGAACCCAAAGCTACTCCATCTGCATCTGCTGAGAGTGTCCCAGTGCTGCCTTTGAGTGACAGCCCACCACCCTCTCGATGGAAACCAGGCCAAAAGCCTTGGAAACCATCTTATGTTCGCATCCAAGAGATAAAGGCAAAAAAAGACTTGCCCTCTCAGGCTCTCATGAGCCAAACACCAGGTTTGCCGCTTGAGAAGCTTTCAAATGTTCAGAGTCAAATTAAGAAGTCCACATCTAATAAGGGTCTCAGTAGTAGCAGCCACTATAGTGGAAAAACCAAGCAACCTGAAAGTCTTCTCCGAAAAGGTTCATCCAGAAGTCGTTCCTCCAGCCGTTCGAGAAGCAGAAGTCACTCTAGTTATCAGTCCATGTCACCTGGTCAGTACAGCAggtcttcttcatcttcctcttttAGCAGGTCAGACTCTTATTATTCGCCTAGAAGAACGTCctcagaaaaaagagagaaacgcCATAGTTCTCACAGAAGGGACAGTAAGAGGATGAAGAATGTCATATATTGCCCTGTCAAAGAAGATTCATCTCCCTCTCATTCAGATGGAACTGATAGCACACACGGTCCTATTCAGAGACACAGTATCTCAGAGGCGCCAGAAGATGCACTCGATCCTTTGCCAGATTCACACATTAAGTCAGAAAAGAAGCTCAAATCCAGCAAGGCCTCAGTACTGGCTGCCACCAACTCTAAATCTGGATCTGGATGGGAAAGTGACAACGGACATTTGAGCAAACTGGCTTCTGGTGATGAGAGTAAACCACCTCAGATTTCTGTTAAAGAGGAGCGTGGACttagtgaaaagaaaaagatgaagatTTGGGCTCATTGCTGGGACTCCGAAAGCGAGTCTGAAATGGCAGAAGCAAACCACGGGGATGGTGAAAATAAACCTGCGTCGGAAAAGGAAGAAGGCGAAGCCAGTTCAGAATCTGAAGCTGTAGAACCACCTGGATTTGCCAACAAACCAGACCAGCTCTCCAAGGTGTCCGAAGGATTCAAAAACAGCGAGGAACCTTCTAATGATTATTCAAAAACCGAAAAGCACAAAAGCAAGAAGGCTAAGCGTAAACACAAGCACAAGAGGAGAAATTCCGACAGGTCTGGCTCACAAAGGgtgaagacaaaaacaaaaaggtctaagaAAAAGCGTCAGAAACCAAAGGAGACATTTCACTGGCAGCCTCCTCTTGAGTTTGGTGAAGAAGGTGAGGAGGATGATTCGCTTCCTCAGGCAAAAAATATTGAGCCTGCTAACAGCGAAGGACTTCCAGAACTGGTAAAGAGAACGCAGCTGAAATCTCAACATGTAAGCAAGGACTATTCCAAGCTTTCAAAAGAAAGCTGTTCAACTGCAGAGATCTCTAAAAGCGGTGTTGAGTCGTCTAACTTGACACGAAGACAGCAGTTAAAGCTACATACTGATGCAGCAAAAAGTCCAGCGCAAAGCAAACGTCCACAGATTGCTTCAAGTCAGTCAAACGTTAACGCTGCGCACGGCCAAGACGAAACAAAAGATCAAGACGATATGGAAATATGCACCCCAGAGCACAAAGCAGACGCCGACACAGGACCACCTGAACTTTTTGCAATTGACCTGCCAAACATAAATGATACGGTTAAGAATGGTACTCAACTTCTGCTACCTCAGACAGATCAAAAGAAATCTGGTTCAAATCCTATTTTAACTCCCCCTAACCAAGCTGGAGAACACACACCTGGCAGTGTTGGTCTACTCGTCGATCCCAAATGGAAACCTTTAAAAGGTATGAATTTGGTACCAGCAGTCAGTGCAGCCCCTCTAGATATGAGAATGAACAGGCCACAAGAGCAAGGGGAGGGCAAGGCTCAGGGCCTCAAGATTGAGATCAAAAGCAAAAACAGGGTCCGACCAGGGTCCCTGTTCGACGAGGTGCGGAAGACAGCCCGGCTAAACCAGCGTCCCAGAAATCAGGACAGTTCCAGTGAAGATGGTTCAACTGCTACCACAGGAGAGCAAGCTGGATCCCAGAAGCACTCGCGAAGCAAGTCCCGCTCGGTGTCCAGTTCCAGACCTCGACGTAGAGACAGGTCTCGGTCATACACCCAGTCCAGGAGCAGGTCCAGGAGCTCCAGCTATTCTTCCAG AAGCTACAGTAGAAGTAAAAGCAGACGGGGATATAGTAGAGAACATTCCCGATCTCGAAGTAGTAGCTACCAAAGCTATCGCAG